Below is a window of bacterium DNA.
TATCATTGTAGCTTTACTCTACCCTGTAACCGGTCACTGGATCTGGGGCGGCGGTTGGTTAGCAACAGCTGGATTCTGGGATTTTGCCGGTTCTACCGTGGTTCACTCGGTAGGCGGCTGGGCAGGGCTTGCCGGTATCATTGTATTAGGACCTCGTATTGGAAAATACAAAGATGGCAAAGTAATGCCAAAGCCCGGTCATAACATGGGTCTTGCTACCTTGGGTGCTCTTATCTTGTGGTTAGGCTGGTTTGGTTTCAACCCCGGTTCTACCATGGGTGCAGCTCCTGTTGATATTGCTCACATTGCTCTTACCACCAACATGGCTTGTGTGGCTGCTATTTTAACGGCAACCATTACCGCTTGGGTGGTTTTGGGTAAACCCGATTTATCGATGATCATTAACGGTTGCTTGGCTGGTTTGGTGGCTGTTACGGCACCTTGCGCCTTTATTAGCGTAACCAGCTCCATCATCATTGGTGCTATTGCCGGTGTGTTGGTTGTGTTTGCCGTTCTTTTCTTCGACAAAATTAAAGTTGATGATCCTGTAGGCGCCTTGGCCGTGCACTTATGTAACGGTATCTGGGGAACCATTGCAGTGGGTCTTTTTGCCCAAGATAAGCTAGTAGCAACCGCTACGGGTAACGGCTTATTTTTTGGCGGCGGCGCTACCTTGCTGATTGCCCAGCTTAAGGGTGTTGTTACTGTAGGTTTGTTTACCTTTATTCTGTCTCTTGTTGCCTGGTACCTCATTAAATTGGTTGTTGGTATCCGTGTAACAGAAGAAGAAGAAATTGAAGGTTTGGATATTGGTGAGCACGGCAACGTGGCTTACCCCGATTTCCAATCATCTTCGGCAGGTCACAGATAGTCTATCCTTAATAATTTTTTCCCGCCCGTTTTGTTTTTGCAAGACGGGCGGGAATTAAAAGGGAGAATTTATGAAAAAAATAGAAGCCATTATTAAACCGTTTAAACTGGACGAGGTAAAAGAAGCCTTAACCAGTATGGCGGTAACAGGGATGACAATAACCGAAGTAAAAGGTTTTGGTCGTCAAAAAGGGCATACCGAACTTTACCGCGGTGCCGAATACGTGATTGATTTTTTACCCAAGGTTAAAATTGAACTGGTGGTAAAAGACGGAGACGTAGGCAAAGTTGTTGATGCCATTTCTAAGTCGGCTAAAACCGATAAGATTGGCGATGGGAAAATTTTTGTTTTCCCGGTTGAAACCGCCATCCGTATCCGTACGGGTGAAACGGGCGAAAGCGCCATATAAAATAAGTTATCTCTTCCGAGATAAAATTCTCCTTCGTAGAGGGGCCCCCTGGATGGCGTAAGCTTGAAGGGGGGTTATTTTTTGTAGTGCCTATTTTTTAATCATCATGCACAAAAAATAGGCATTTCTTTTAGGGGCGATCTCAAAAATAATTTAATAATCAATGAGTTACATTAAGTTTAACGTGGCATTCCTCTTGCTAAAGAGGGCGTTAATATTAACCCTTCTTTATGGAGACA
It encodes the following:
- the amt gene encoding ammonium transporter, translated to MKRNIFLLLAFFALMVPGVVQAQEVGDLKIALDTIWTMIAGFLVFWMNAGFATVEAGMCQSKNAVNILAKNFIVFAISSLAFYAIGWGLMFGNGNGFVGLDGLWFIGGADNSPATGDAYTGAYTSIAWTGIPLYAKFFFQLVFAGTAATIVSGCVAERIKFLSFLIFSFIIVALLYPVTGHWIWGGGWLATAGFWDFAGSTVVHSVGGWAGLAGIIVLGPRIGKYKDGKVMPKPGHNMGLATLGALILWLGWFGFNPGSTMGAAPVDIAHIALTTNMACVAAILTATITAWVVLGKPDLSMIINGCLAGLVAVTAPCAFISVTSSIIIGAIAGVLVVFAVLFFDKIKVDDPVGALAVHLCNGIWGTIAVGLFAQDKLVATATGNGLFFGGGATLLIAQLKGVVTVGLFTFILSLVAWYLIKLVVGIRVTEEEEIEGLDIGEHGNVAYPDFQSSSAGHR
- a CDS encoding P-II family nitrogen regulator, with amino-acid sequence MKKIEAIIKPFKLDEVKEALTSMAVTGMTITEVKGFGRQKGHTELYRGAEYVIDFLPKVKIELVVKDGDVGKVVDAISKSAKTDKIGDGKIFVFPVETAIRIRTGETGESAI